In the genome of Thunnus maccoyii chromosome 15, fThuMac1.1, whole genome shotgun sequence, one region contains:
- the rragcb gene encoding ras-related GTP binding Cb — protein sequence MSIQFEEPALAGSYGVVGSFPKSFGYGVEEADMEESSASADKPRILLMGLRRSGKSSIQKVVFHKMSPNETLFLESTNKIYKDDISSSSFVNFQIWDFPGQVDFFDPTFDSEMIFKGTGALIFVIDAQDDYVEALVRLHLTVSRAYKVNPDINFEVFIHKVDGLSDDHKIETQRDIHQRANDDLADASLEKVHLSFYLTSIYDHSIFEAFSKVVQKLIPQLPTLENLLNIFISHSGIEKAFLFDVVSKIYIATDSSPVDMQSYELCCDMIDVVIDVSCIYGLMEDGSGCAYDKESLAIIKLNNTTVLYLKEVTKFLALVCILREESFERKGLIEYNFHCFRKAIHEVFEVGTSTPGAVQNPSSSSSSSLTGLKYAALNGSAV from the exons ATGTCTATTCAGTTTGAGGAACCTGCGTTAGCGGGGAGTTACGGTGTTGTGGGCTCGTTCCCTAAAAGTTTTGGTTACGGGGTGGAGGAGGCAGACATGGAAGAGAGCTCAGCATCAGCCGACAAACCGAGGATACTGCTGATGGGACTGAGGAGGAGCGGAAAGTCCTCCATCCAGAAG GTCGTATTCCACAAAATGTCACCTAACGAGACTCTCTTCCTCGAGAGCACCAATAAAATCTACAAGGACGAcatctccagcagctccttCGTCAACTTCCAGATCTGGGACTTTCCTGGCCAGGTGGACTTCTTCGATCCCACATTCGACAGCGAGATGATCTTCAAGGGAACCGGCGCCTTGATCTTCGTCATTGATGCTCAG GACGATTACGTGGAAGCTCTTGTACGGTTACATTTGACTGTATCGAGAGCCTACAAAGTGAATCCAGACATCAACTTTGAAGTGTTCATTCATAAAGTAGACGGCCTGTCCGACGATCACAAaatagaaacacaaagagacattCATCAGAGGGCCAACGATGACCTGGCAGATGCCAGCCTGGAGAAAGTTCACCTCAG CTTCTACTTGACCAGTATCTACGACCACTCCATATTCGAGGCCTTCAGTAAAGTCGTCCAGAAGCTCATCCCTCAGTTGCCGACTCTGGAGAAccttttgaacattttcatatct CATTCTGGGATTGAGAAAGCCTTCCTGTTTGATGTTGTCAGCAAGATTTACATCGCCACAGACAGCTCTCCTGTGGACATGCAGTCCTACGAACTCTGCTGTGATATGATAGATGTCGTCATTGACGTCTCCTGCATTTACGG GCTAATGGAGGATGGCAGCGGCTGTGCATATGACAAGGAGTCTTTGGCTATCATCAAGCTCAACAACACTACGGTGCTTTATTTGAAAGAGGTCACAAAGTTCCTCGCTCTCGTCTGCATCCTCCGAGAGGAGAGCTTTGAGAGGAAAG GTTTGATAGAGTACAACTTCCACTGTTTCCGTAAAGCCATCCATGAAGTTTTTGAAGTCGGCACCTCGACACCGGGCGCCGTCCAGAACCCATCGAGCTCATCCAGCAGCAGCCTGACGGGCTTAAAATACGCCGCACTGAACGGAAGCGCCGTTTAA